A genomic region of Anas acuta chromosome 1, bAnaAcu1.1, whole genome shotgun sequence contains the following coding sequences:
- the KCTD14 gene encoding BTB/POZ domain-containing protein KCTD14 isoform X2, whose translation MSISSEHKPLGKQVTGSLHTLSPIVELNVGGELYTTTLSTLKKHPGSKLAEMFTGQPKLRRDSEGRFFIDRPGTYFKYILEYLRSNQVPTQCVQDVYKEALFYDIEPLIKQLEDSPQIFGELVARKQFLARVPNYSENIELMIRIARAEAVASRCSGVIVCVVRTEEDAARCQDALNSLDMDKKSVVKFGPWKAAPSISDLLDCIQMDVEAKGYKISFQPHVAEKGFRFKSHDFFYKFLFTWW comes from the exons ATGAGCATTTCGTCAGAGCACAAGCCCCTCGGGAAGCAGGTCACCGGCAGCCTGCACACG CTATCACCCATCGTGGAGCTGAACGTCGGGGGGGAGCTGTACACGACGACGCTGAGCACCCTAAAGAAACACCCTGGCTCCAAGCTGGCAGAGATGTTCACCGGCCAGCCCAAACTCAGGCGAGACTCAGAAGGAAGGTTCTTCATCGACAGGCCGGGCACCTATTTCAAATACATCCTGGAGTACCTGCGCAGCAACCAAGTGCCCACCCAGTGCGTCCAGGACGTCTACAAGGAGGCCTTGTTCTACGACATCGAGCCCCTGATCAAGCAGCTGGAGGACTCCCCGCAGATTTTCGGGGAGCTCGTGGCGAGGAAGCAGTTCCTGGCCCGTGTGCCCAACTACAGTGAGAACATCGAACTGATGATCCGCATCGCCAGGGCGGAGGCGGTGGCGTCCCGCTGCTCCGGCGTCATCGTCTGCGTTGTCCGAACGGAGGAGGACGCGGCCAGGTGCCAGGATGCCTTGAACAGTTTGGACATGGACAAAAAATCCGTGGTGAAGTTCGGCCCCTGGAAAGCAGCGCCGAGCATCTCTGATCTGCTGGACTGCATTCAGATGGATGTTGAAGCCAAAGGGTACAAGATATCCTTCCAGCCCCATGTTGCCGAGAAAGGTTTTCGCTTCAAATCGCACGACTTCTTCTACAAATTCCTGTTCACCTGGTGGTAG
- the KCTD14 gene encoding BTB/POZ domain-containing protein KCTD14 isoform X1: MSISSEHKPLGKQVTGSLHTVSKLSPIVELNVGGELYTTTLSTLKKHPGSKLAEMFTGQPKLRRDSEGRFFIDRPGTYFKYILEYLRSNQVPTQCVQDVYKEALFYDIEPLIKQLEDSPQIFGELVARKQFLARVPNYSENIELMIRIARAEAVASRCSGVIVCVVRTEEDAARCQDALNSLDMDKKSVVKFGPWKAAPSISDLLDCIQMDVEAKGYKISFQPHVAEKGFRFKSHDFFYKFLFTWW; the protein is encoded by the exons ATGAGCATTTCGTCAGAGCACAAGCCCCTCGGGAAGCAGGTCACCGGCAGCCTGCACACGGTGAGTAAG CTATCACCCATCGTGGAGCTGAACGTCGGGGGGGAGCTGTACACGACGACGCTGAGCACCCTAAAGAAACACCCTGGCTCCAAGCTGGCAGAGATGTTCACCGGCCAGCCCAAACTCAGGCGAGACTCAGAAGGAAGGTTCTTCATCGACAGGCCGGGCACCTATTTCAAATACATCCTGGAGTACCTGCGCAGCAACCAAGTGCCCACCCAGTGCGTCCAGGACGTCTACAAGGAGGCCTTGTTCTACGACATCGAGCCCCTGATCAAGCAGCTGGAGGACTCCCCGCAGATTTTCGGGGAGCTCGTGGCGAGGAAGCAGTTCCTGGCCCGTGTGCCCAACTACAGTGAGAACATCGAACTGATGATCCGCATCGCCAGGGCGGAGGCGGTGGCGTCCCGCTGCTCCGGCGTCATCGTCTGCGTTGTCCGAACGGAGGAGGACGCGGCCAGGTGCCAGGATGCCTTGAACAGTTTGGACATGGACAAAAAATCCGTGGTGAAGTTCGGCCCCTGGAAAGCAGCGCCGAGCATCTCTGATCTGCTGGACTGCATTCAGATGGATGTTGAAGCCAAAGGGTACAAGATATCCTTCCAGCCCCATGTTGCCGAGAAAGGTTTTCGCTTCAAATCGCACGACTTCTTCTACAAATTCCTGTTCACCTGGTGGTAG
- the LOC137865250 gene encoding mid1-interacting protein 1-B-like encodes MEQYFSATQKMEQEVMFPSLLRGVFPQQERDGEAPEGGPTDLYERYQLLKAIKPMVERGLASVTDPGSSGDAEGDAEVAPVDGAEGNLEERLSHHVNGLQQVLTDLTKNTKALTRRYSQILEQINLSDDQSSS; translated from the coding sequence ATGGAGCAGTACTTCTCGGCCACCCAGAAGATGGAGCAGGAGGTGATGTTCCCCAGCTTGCTGCGAGGGGTCTTCCCGCAGCAGGAGCGGGACGGGGAGGCCCCCGAGGGCGGCCCCACAGACCTGTACGAGCGCTACCAGCTCCTCAAGGCCATCAAGCCCATGGTGGAGCGAGGCCTGGCCTCCGTCACCGACCCCGGCAGCAGTGGGGACGCCGAGGGCGACGCCGAGGTGGCCCCAGTTGATGGAGCCGAGGGGAACCTGGAGGAGCGCCTGTCCCACCACGTGAATGGCCTGCAGCAGGTCCTCACCGACCTGACCAAAAACACCAAAGCCCTGACCCGCAGGTACAGCCAGATCCTGGAGCAGATCAACCTCAGTGACGATCAGTCCAGCTCGTGA
- the LOC137865137 gene encoding mid1-interacting protein 1-B-like, whose product MEQYLSATQKMEQEVMFPSLLRGVFPQQERDGEAPEGGPTDLYERYQLLKAIKPVVERGLASVTDPGSSGDAEDDAEVSPDDGAEGNLEERLSHHLAGLQQVLSHLARDTTALTRRYSQILEQISPSDGQPSW is encoded by the coding sequence ATGGAGCAGTACTTGTCGGCCACCCAGAAGATGGAGCAGGAGGTGAtgttccccagcctgctgcGAGGGGTCTTCCCGCAGCAGGAGCGGGATGGGGAGGCCCCCGAGGGCGGCCCCACAGACCTGTACGAGCGCTACCAGCTCCTCAAGGCCATCAAGCCCGTGGTGGAGCGAGGCCTGGCCTCCGTCACCGACCCCGGCAGCAGCGGGGACGCCGAGGACGACGCCGAGGTGTCCCCGGATGATGGAGCCGAGGGCAACCTGGAGGAGCGCCTGTCCCACCACCTGGCCGGCTTGCAGCAGGTCCTCAGCCACCTGGCCAGGGACACCACGGCCCTGACGCGCAGGTACAGCCAGATCCTGGAGCAGATCAGCCCCAGCGACGGGCAGCCCAGCTGGTGA
- the LOC137865301 gene encoding mid1-interacting protein 1A-like: protein MEQYLSATQKMEQEVMFPSLLRGVFPQQERDGEAPEGGPTDLYERYQLLKAIKPVVERGLASVTDPGSSGDAEDDAEAAPDDGAEGNLEERLSHHLAGLQQVLSHLARDTTALTRRYSQILEQISPSDGQPSW, encoded by the coding sequence ATGGAGCAGTACTTGTCGGCCACCCAGAAGATGGAGCAGGAGGTGATGTTCCCCAGCTTGCTGCGAGGGGTCTTCCCGCAGCAGGAGCGGGACGGGGAGGCCCCCGAGGGCGGCCCCACAGACCTGTACGAGCGCTACCAGCTCCTCAAGGCCATCAAGCCCGTGGTGGAGCGAGGCCTGGCCTCCGTCACCGACCCTGGCAGCAGCGGGGACGCCGAGGACGACGCCGAGGCGGCCCCGGACGACGGAGCCGAGGGGAACCTGGAGGAGCGCCTGTCCCACCACTTGGCCGGCTTGCAGCAGGTCCTCAGCCACCTGGCCAGGGACACCACGGCCCTGACGCGCAGGTACAGCCAGATCCTGGAGCAGATCAGCCCCAGCGACGGGCAGCCCAGCTGGTGA
- the NDUFC2 gene encoding NADH dehydrogenase [ubiquinone] 1 subunit C2, with protein sequence MAAVPEEARGLPPPPLVNKMSAWLGGAGWLAALLANGFSQRPLLTAGVHRQVLFTTVGWFAGYFLAKRTEYVHARKDREMFEYVRHHPEDFKTAGKKRIGELLEDFIPIR encoded by the exons ATGGCGGCCGTCCCTGAGGAGGCGCGGGGGCTGCCGCCGCCACCGCTGGTGAACAAGATGTCGGCGTGGCTGGGAGGCGCCGGCTGGTTGGCGGCACTGCTGGCCAACGGCTTCAGCCAGCGGCCCCTCCTCACGGCAG GTGTTCACCGCCAGGTTCTCTTCACCACCGTGGGCTGGTTCGCCGGCTACTTCCTCGCCAAGCGCACCGAGTACGTGCACGCCAGGAAGGACCGCGAAATGTTCGAGTACGTCAGGCACCACCCAGAGGACTTCAAGACAGCAG gaaagaagagaataGGAGAGCTTCTGGAGGACTTCATTCCAATCCGCTGA
- the ALG8 gene encoding dolichyl pyrophosphate Glc1Man9GlcNAc2 alpha-1,3-glucosyltransferase isoform X3, translating into MAAGGRSWFGALVLGVSFLKCLLIPTYHSTDFEVHRNWLAITHNLPLSQWYYEATSEWTLDYPPFFAWFEYALSHIAKYFDPKMLVIENLNYSSHATIFFQRFSVIFTDILFIYAVHECCRCVNGKRSAKDILEKPTFILAVLLLWNFGLLIVDHIHFQYNGFLFGLMLLSVARLCQKRYLEGALLFAILLHFKHIYMYVAPAYGIYLLRSYCFTANNADGSLKWRSFSFLHVILLALIVCLVSALSLGPFIVLGQLPQVISRLFPFKRGLCHAYWAPNFWALYNAVDKALTVVGLNDRRAGSRIPAHCPSFCDPAGNTDLYFHIYIGPRGFLQCLVLCALSSFMFGWHVHEKAILLAILPLSLLSVQRAKDAGIYLILTTTGHFSLFPLLFTAPELPIKILLMLLFTVYSFSSLKSLFRRDRPLLNWLETIYLVQLVPLEIFCEIIFPLTSWKLQLPFVPLLLTSVYCALGVTYAWLKLYISVLTEHVSVRQKAE; encoded by the exons ATGGCGGCGGGCGGGAGGAGCTGGTTCGGAGCTCTGGTGCTCGGCGTCTCCTTCCTCAAGTGCCTCCTCATCCCCACGTA TCATTCCACAGATTTTGAAGTGCACAGGAATTGGCTCGCCATCACGCACAACTTACCTCTCTCTCAGTGGTATTATGAA GCAACTTCAGAATGGACCCTGGATTATCCACCTTTTTTTGCTTGGTTTGAGTACGCGCTCTCACATATTGCCAAGTACTTCGACCCCAAGATGTTGGTCATTGAAAATCTGAATTACAGCAGTCACGCAACCATCTTCTTCCAAAGATTTTCTGTCATCTTTACGGATATCCTTTTCATCTATGCAGTTCATGA atgCTGCCGATGTGTAAATGGGAAGCGCTCTGCAAAGGATATTTTGGAAAAACCAACGTTTATTCTTGCTGTTCTGCTCTTGTGGAACTTTGGGCTGTTAATTGTGGATC ATATTCACTTTCAGTACAATGGCTTTCTGTTTGGCCTGATGCTTCTTTCTGTTGCTCGACTATGCCAG aaaagataTTTGGAGGGCGCTCTACTTTTTGCTattcttctgcatttcaaaCACATCTACATGTATGTGGCCCCAGCGTATGGCATTTATTTGCTGCGATCCTATTGTTTTACTGCAAATAACGCAG atGGATCCCTGAAGTGGAGGAGTTTCAGCTTTCTTCACGTAATTCTTCTGGCATTGATTGTTTGTCTTGTTTCAGCTCTTTCATTGGGCCCCTTCATAGTCTTG gGCCAGCTGCCTCAGGTCATTTCACGGCTCTTCCCTTTCAAGCGAGGCCTCTGCCATGCTTACTGGGCCCCTAACTTCTGGGCTTTGTACAACGCCGTGGACAAAGCACTCACAGTTGTTG GCCTCAATGACAGGAGGGCTGGTTCAAGAATTCCAGCACACTGTCCTTCCTTCTGTGACCCCGCTGGCAACACTGATCTGTACTTTCATATCTATATTG GGCCCAGAGGCTTTCTCCAGTGCCTTGTTCTTTGTGCATTGAGCTCCTTCATGTTTGGGTGGCACGTGCACGAAAAAGCAATCCTCCTTGCTATTCTGCCTCTAAG CTTGTTGTCTGTTCAGAGAGCAAAGGATGCTGGCATCTACTTGATCCTGACGACCACAGGgcatttctccctttttccattGCTGTTCACAGCACCAG AACTTCCAATCAAAATACTGCTTATGCTGCTGTTTACAGTTTATAGCTTCTCTTCGCTGAAATCTCTGTTCAG GAGAGACAGGCCTCTCCTTAACTGGCTTGAAACGATCTACCTCGTCCAACTGGTGCCTTTGGAAATCTTCTGTGAAATTATATTTCCCCTGACCTCCTGGAAGCTGCAGCTTCCTTTTGTCCCTCTCTTGTTGACCTCTGTTTACTGTGCTCTGGGTGTCACATACGCGTGGCTGAAGCTGTACATCAGTGTCTTGACTGAGCACGTTTCTGTTAGACAGAAGGCTGAGTAA
- the ALG8 gene encoding dolichyl pyrophosphate Glc1Man9GlcNAc2 alpha-1,3-glucosyltransferase isoform X2, which produces MLVIENLNYSSHATIFFQRFSVIFTDILFIYAVHECCRCVNGKRSAKDILEKPTFILAVLLLWNFGLLIVDHIHFQYNGFLFGLMLLSVARLCQKRYLEGALLFAILLHFKHIYMYVAPAYGIYLLRSYCFTANNADGSLKWRSFSFLHVILLALIVCLVSALSLGPFIVLGQLPQVISRLFPFKRGLCHAYWAPNFWALYNAVDKALTVVGLKYNFLDPTKIPKASMTGGLVQEFQHTVLPSVTPLATLICTFISILPSVFCLWFKPQGPRGFLQCLVLCALSSFMFGWHVHEKAILLAILPLSLLSVQRAKDAGIYLILTTTGHFSLFPLLFTAPELPIKILLMLLFTVYSFSSLKSLFRRDRPLLNWLETIYLVQLVPLEIFCEIIFPLTSWKLQLPFVPLLLTSVYCALGVTYAWLKLYISVLTEHVSVRQKAE; this is translated from the exons ATGTTGGTCATTGAAAATCTGAATTACAGCAGTCACGCAACCATCTTCTTCCAAAGATTTTCTGTCATCTTTACGGATATCCTTTTCATCTATGCAGTTCATGA atgCTGCCGATGTGTAAATGGGAAGCGCTCTGCAAAGGATATTTTGGAAAAACCAACGTTTATTCTTGCTGTTCTGCTCTTGTGGAACTTTGGGCTGTTAATTGTGGATC ATATTCACTTTCAGTACAATGGCTTTCTGTTTGGCCTGATGCTTCTTTCTGTTGCTCGACTATGCCAG aaaagataTTTGGAGGGCGCTCTACTTTTTGCTattcttctgcatttcaaaCACATCTACATGTATGTGGCCCCAGCGTATGGCATTTATTTGCTGCGATCCTATTGTTTTACTGCAAATAACGCAG atGGATCCCTGAAGTGGAGGAGTTTCAGCTTTCTTCACGTAATTCTTCTGGCATTGATTGTTTGTCTTGTTTCAGCTCTTTCATTGGGCCCCTTCATAGTCTTG gGCCAGCTGCCTCAGGTCATTTCACGGCTCTTCCCTTTCAAGCGAGGCCTCTGCCATGCTTACTGGGCCCCTAACTTCTGGGCTTTGTACAACGCCGTGGACAAAGCACTCACAGTTGTTG GCTTAAAGTACAACTTCCTTGATCCCACCAAAATCCCTAAAGCCTCAATGACAGGAGGGCTGGTTCAAGAATTCCAGCACACTGTCCTTCCTTCTGTGACCCCGCTGGCAACACTGATCTGTACTTTCATATCTATATTG ccctctgttttctgtctttggtTTAAACCTCAAGGGCCCAGAGGCTTTCTCCAGTGCCTTGTTCTTTGTGCATTGAGCTCCTTCATGTTTGGGTGGCACGTGCACGAAAAAGCAATCCTCCTTGCTATTCTGCCTCTAAG CTTGTTGTCTGTTCAGAGAGCAAAGGATGCTGGCATCTACTTGATCCTGACGACCACAGGgcatttctccctttttccattGCTGTTCACAGCACCAG AACTTCCAATCAAAATACTGCTTATGCTGCTGTTTACAGTTTATAGCTTCTCTTCGCTGAAATCTCTGTTCAG GAGAGACAGGCCTCTCCTTAACTGGCTTGAAACGATCTACCTCGTCCAACTGGTGCCTTTGGAAATCTTCTGTGAAATTATATTTCCCCTGACCTCCTGGAAGCTGCAGCTTCCTTTTGTCCCTCTCTTGTTGACCTCTGTTTACTGTGCTCTGGGTGTCACATACGCGTGGCTGAAGCTGTACATCAGTGTCTTGACTGAGCACGTTTCTGTTAGACAGAAGGCTGAGTAA
- the ALG8 gene encoding dolichyl pyrophosphate Glc1Man9GlcNAc2 alpha-1,3-glucosyltransferase isoform X1, with product MAAGGRSWFGALVLGVSFLKCLLIPTYHSTDFEVHRNWLAITHNLPLSQWYYEATSEWTLDYPPFFAWFEYALSHIAKYFDPKMLVIENLNYSSHATIFFQRFSVIFTDILFIYAVHECCRCVNGKRSAKDILEKPTFILAVLLLWNFGLLIVDHIHFQYNGFLFGLMLLSVARLCQKRYLEGALLFAILLHFKHIYMYVAPAYGIYLLRSYCFTANNADGSLKWRSFSFLHVILLALIVCLVSALSLGPFIVLGQLPQVISRLFPFKRGLCHAYWAPNFWALYNAVDKALTVVGLKYNFLDPTKIPKASMTGGLVQEFQHTVLPSVTPLATLICTFISILPSVFCLWFKPQGPRGFLQCLVLCALSSFMFGWHVHEKAILLAILPLSLLSVQRAKDAGIYLILTTTGHFSLFPLLFTAPELPIKILLMLLFTVYSFSSLKSLFRRDRPLLNWLETIYLVQLVPLEIFCEIIFPLTSWKLQLPFVPLLLTSVYCALGVTYAWLKLYISVLTEHVSVRQKAE from the exons ATGGCGGCGGGCGGGAGGAGCTGGTTCGGAGCTCTGGTGCTCGGCGTCTCCTTCCTCAAGTGCCTCCTCATCCCCACGTA TCATTCCACAGATTTTGAAGTGCACAGGAATTGGCTCGCCATCACGCACAACTTACCTCTCTCTCAGTGGTATTATGAA GCAACTTCAGAATGGACCCTGGATTATCCACCTTTTTTTGCTTGGTTTGAGTACGCGCTCTCACATATTGCCAAGTACTTCGACCCCAAGATGTTGGTCATTGAAAATCTGAATTACAGCAGTCACGCAACCATCTTCTTCCAAAGATTTTCTGTCATCTTTACGGATATCCTTTTCATCTATGCAGTTCATGA atgCTGCCGATGTGTAAATGGGAAGCGCTCTGCAAAGGATATTTTGGAAAAACCAACGTTTATTCTTGCTGTTCTGCTCTTGTGGAACTTTGGGCTGTTAATTGTGGATC ATATTCACTTTCAGTACAATGGCTTTCTGTTTGGCCTGATGCTTCTTTCTGTTGCTCGACTATGCCAG aaaagataTTTGGAGGGCGCTCTACTTTTTGCTattcttctgcatttcaaaCACATCTACATGTATGTGGCCCCAGCGTATGGCATTTATTTGCTGCGATCCTATTGTTTTACTGCAAATAACGCAG atGGATCCCTGAAGTGGAGGAGTTTCAGCTTTCTTCACGTAATTCTTCTGGCATTGATTGTTTGTCTTGTTTCAGCTCTTTCATTGGGCCCCTTCATAGTCTTG gGCCAGCTGCCTCAGGTCATTTCACGGCTCTTCCCTTTCAAGCGAGGCCTCTGCCATGCTTACTGGGCCCCTAACTTCTGGGCTTTGTACAACGCCGTGGACAAAGCACTCACAGTTGTTG GCTTAAAGTACAACTTCCTTGATCCCACCAAAATCCCTAAAGCCTCAATGACAGGAGGGCTGGTTCAAGAATTCCAGCACACTGTCCTTCCTTCTGTGACCCCGCTGGCAACACTGATCTGTACTTTCATATCTATATTG ccctctgttttctgtctttggtTTAAACCTCAAGGGCCCAGAGGCTTTCTCCAGTGCCTTGTTCTTTGTGCATTGAGCTCCTTCATGTTTGGGTGGCACGTGCACGAAAAAGCAATCCTCCTTGCTATTCTGCCTCTAAG CTTGTTGTCTGTTCAGAGAGCAAAGGATGCTGGCATCTACTTGATCCTGACGACCACAGGgcatttctccctttttccattGCTGTTCACAGCACCAG AACTTCCAATCAAAATACTGCTTATGCTGCTGTTTACAGTTTATAGCTTCTCTTCGCTGAAATCTCTGTTCAG GAGAGACAGGCCTCTCCTTAACTGGCTTGAAACGATCTACCTCGTCCAACTGGTGCCTTTGGAAATCTTCTGTGAAATTATATTTCCCCTGACCTCCTGGAAGCTGCAGCTTCCTTTTGTCCCTCTCTTGTTGACCTCTGTTTACTGTGCTCTGGGTGTCACATACGCGTGGCTGAAGCTGTACATCAGTGTCTTGACTGAGCACGTTTCTGTTAGACAGAAGGCTGAGTAA